A stretch of the Campylobacter sp. 19-13652 genome encodes the following:
- a CDS encoding biotin--[acetyl-CoA-carboxylase] ligase codes for MEIKFIDECSSTHLCLIDALKQGEIVVPVALCAKSQTNGVGSRGNSWQSLAGGLFLSMAVDKNSLPKDLPMVSIAIYFAMVIKQILSSHGSLVWVKWPNDLYVNDKKVGGLISTFVGDYCVISVGINLCLAPNDASSLDIDMDADLLALKICGSFDFLPSWGDIFTLFKAEFEKSRAFCSHAKSRVYDLSCAELLNDGSLKIGDERIYSLR; via the coding sequence TTGGAAATCAAATTTATTGATGAGTGCAGCTCAACGCACCTTTGCCTAATAGACGCGCTGAAGCAGGGCGAGATCGTAGTGCCTGTGGCACTTTGTGCGAAGTCGCAAACAAATGGGGTTGGAAGTCGAGGAAATAGCTGGCAAAGCTTGGCTGGAGGGCTATTTTTGTCTATGGCGGTAGATAAAAATAGCCTACCAAAGGATCTGCCTATGGTTTCTATAGCGATTTATTTTGCTATGGTGATTAAGCAAATTTTATCGAGCCACGGTTCGCTTGTATGGGTGAAATGGCCAAATGATCTTTATGTTAATGATAAAAAGGTTGGTGGGCTTATCAGCACTTTTGTGGGAGATTATTGCGTTATAAGCGTTGGTATAAATTTATGCCTTGCTCCAAACGACGCCTCGTCACTTGATATAGATATGGATGCTGATTTATTGGCTTTAAAGATATGTGGTAGTTTTGATTTTCTTCCTAGCTGGGGGGATATTTTTACTCTTTTTAAGGCCGAATTTGAAAAAAGCCGTGCGTTTTGTTCGCATGCTAAGAGTAGGGTGTATGACCTTTCTTGTGCGGAGTTGTTAAATGACGGTTCGTTAAAAATAGGAGATGAGCGAATCTATTCGCTAAGATAA
- a CDS encoding GGDEF domain-containing protein, giving the protein MKKIEQLRHNMTSLKSELSHIISTNKLFSIKQGVTVFMLFFSFLILLFTILYIKFNEYDSAIVSGVSFFLTYYLIISRYNSPNYAKVLVGWFYIFIFSLSVVLIMLFGWQSGGALFIITLMSFNYFLSINNKYRVIAIALAEVLFYVPFFYFCFEYLPNGIYTPSSDFLTFLFLLICFSNFAGLMFCVFLYSCIVSNSIKKLESENEDLANRAKYDYLTGLLNRRTIEELIALENLQKRGVNSFALIIGDVDHFKQINDTYSHDCGDLVLKQIAKNLLKTFRVSDKVCRWGGEEFMVFCENVTFEHAHILLERTRKNILSQKISYEEEFVQVSITFGAVFCDDLSKYNKAELIKQADLLLYEGKKQGRNRVVFKRANL; this is encoded by the coding sequence ATGAAAAAAATAGAACAATTACGACACAATATGACATCGCTAAAATCAGAGTTATCTCATATAATATCTACAAATAAGCTTTTTAGCATAAAGCAGGGTGTTACTGTTTTTATGCTATTTTTCTCTTTTTTGATACTTTTATTTACGATTTTATATATTAAATTTAATGAGTACGACTCAGCAATCGTCTCTGGAGTATCATTCTTTCTTACATATTATCTAATCATAAGCAGATATAATAGCCCAAACTACGCTAAAGTCTTAGTAGGATGGTTTTATATTTTTATATTTTCTCTTAGTGTTGTGCTTATTATGCTTTTTGGTTGGCAGAGCGGAGGTGCTCTTTTTATTATTACATTGATGAGCTTTAATTACTTTTTAAGTATTAATAATAAATATAGAGTTATTGCTATAGCATTAGCTGAGGTGCTATTTTATGTGCCATTTTTTTATTTTTGTTTTGAGTATTTGCCAAATGGAATATACACTCCAAGCAGTGATTTTCTTACATTTTTATTTTTACTTATTTGTTTTTCAAATTTTGCAGGGCTTATGTTTTGTGTATTTTTATATTCTTGTATAGTTTCAAATTCTATTAAAAAGTTAGAAAGCGAGAACGAAGACCTAGCAAACAGAGCAAAGTATGACTATCTCACAGGACTGCTTAATAGACGCACTATAGAGGAGCTTATTGCTCTTGAAAATCTCCAAAAACGTGGAGTAAACTCATTTGCTTTAATCATCGGCGATGTTGACCATTTTAAACAGATAAATGATACATATAGCCATGATTGTGGGGATTTGGTGCTTAAGCAAATAGCTAAGAATTTGTTAAAAACTTTTAGAGTAAGTGATAAAGTCTGTCGCTGGGGTGGAGAGGAGTTTATGGTTTTTTGCGAAAATGTAACATTTGAGCATGCCCATATTCTGCTAGAACGTACTAGAAAAAATATCCTGTCTCAAAAGATAAGCTATGAAGAGGAGTTTGTGCAAGTATCTATAACATTTGGTGCGGTCTTTTGTGATGATTTGTCAAAATATAATAAAGCAGAGCTTATAAAGCAGGCTGATTTGCTCCTTTATGAGGGTAAAAAGCAAGGTAGAAATCGCGTAGTATTTAAAAGGGCAAATCTATGA
- a CDS encoding diguanylate cyclase, with the protein MNYIATHSFGARNARKTHVIATMVLMLIHIVFVVLFAFTGIKFLANVNLVLIVIYALVAVLVHFGYLALSASISHILIIVYSFLSVLVFGWGYGFEYYIFGLFLLLFFDSKSITKAAYLVSFFEFLLFIGLYFYTKFCTFEFAKDILPYDVEHWQGLMLALNLFIVCLFLTVYQHLFNIDADVRLIELNTQRNYYEKLANYDSLTGVLNRHSFSQIIKKRYESDYPLKTAVLVIDIDFFKQINDRFGHDRGDSVLMQVANILSSIGGESNLVCRWGGEEFVMDVYDVFSSVQLQKYADFIISSVLEHNFEGILEPISVSIGGCFSARTNLSENDYFNMLHMADLNLYECKTSGRGMAKATDFTKPE; encoded by the coding sequence ATGAACTACATAGCAACGCATAGCTTTGGCGCTCGAAACGCTAGAAAAACTCATGTTATAGCCACTATGGTTTTAATGCTCATTCATATTGTTTTTGTGGTTTTATTTGCCTTTACGGGGATTAAATTTTTAGCCAACGTAAATCTAGTCTTAATAGTCATTTATGCGCTTGTAGCTGTTTTAGTGCATTTTGGGTATCTTGCGCTATCAGCTAGTATTTCTCATATTTTAATTATAGTTTACTCTTTTTTAAGCGTGCTGGTATTTGGCTGGGGGTATGGATTTGAATATTATATTTTTGGGCTATTTTTATTATTGTTTTTTGATTCTAAAAGTATAACAAAAGCCGCATATTTAGTTAGCTTTTTTGAATTTTTACTATTTATAGGTCTTTATTTTTATACTAAGTTTTGTACTTTTGAGTTTGCAAAAGATATACTGCCTTATGATGTTGAGCATTGGCAAGGCTTGATGCTTGCTTTAAATTTATTTATAGTTTGCCTATTTTTGACTGTGTATCAGCACCTTTTTAATATAGATGCAGATGTTAGGCTGATAGAGCTAAATACACAGAGAAATTATTATGAAAAGCTGGCGAATTATGACTCATTAACAGGCGTATTAAATAGACACTCTTTTTCTCAAATTATCAAAAAAAGATACGAGAGTGATTATCCGCTAAAGACAGCAGTACTTGTAATAGATATAGACTTTTTTAAGCAGATTAACGATCGTTTTGGTCATGATAGAGGCGATAGTGTACTTATGCAGGTAGCAAATATCTTAAGTAGTATAGGCGGAGAGTCAAATTTAGTCTGTCGTTGGGGCGGAGAGGAGTTTGTTATGGATGTTTATGATGTCTTTAGCTCCGTACAACTACAAAAATATGCAGATTTTATCATATCATCGGTTTTGGAGCATAACTTTGAAGGAATTTTAGAGCCTATAAGCGTAAGCATAGGTGGCTGTTTTAGTGCACGTACAAATTTAAGCGAGAACGATTATTTTAATATGCTTCACATGGCAGATTTAAATTTATACGAATGCAAGACTTCTGGTAGAGGTATGGCAAAGGCGACTGATTTTACTAAACCAGAGTAA
- a CDS encoding ParA family protein — MCEVITIANQKGGVGKTTTAVNLAASLAVAEKRVLLIDIDPQANATTGMGFNRSDYEYNIYHVLTGRKKLSDIVLKTDIPTLFLAPSNLGLVGIEQELSDRGKEQKLILKNKIKEVLSDYDFIIIDSPPALGSITINALGASDSVIIPIQCEFYALEGLALILNTVKVIKKTINPKLNIKGFLPTMYSSQNNLAKETVANLRQHFKQKLFTSKGNSDDLVIIPRNVKLAESPSFGKPVILYDIKSPGSIAYQNLAHSILG; from the coding sequence ATGTGTGAAGTCATAACGATAGCAAATCAAAAAGGCGGTGTAGGAAAAACAACCACTGCTGTAAATCTAGCCGCATCTCTTGCTGTTGCTGAAAAACGGGTACTTTTAATCGATATTGATCCACAGGCAAATGCAACCACTGGAATGGGTTTTAACAGAAGCGATTATGAGTACAACATCTACCACGTTTTAACAGGCAGAAAAAAGCTCTCTGATATAGTTTTAAAAACCGATATACCCACCCTTTTTCTAGCGCCTTCAAATTTGGGCTTAGTAGGCATAGAACAAGAACTAAGCGACAGAGGAAAAGAGCAAAAACTAATATTAAAGAACAAAATAAAAGAGGTTTTAAGCGATTATGACTTTATTATTATAGATAGTCCTCCAGCCCTAGGTTCAATCACTATTAACGCCCTAGGTGCAAGCGATAGCGTGATAATACCTATTCAATGCGAGTTTTACGCCCTTGAGGGACTTGCGTTAATCCTCAATACAGTAAAAGTAATAAAAAAGACCATTAATCCAAAGCTAAATATAAAAGGCTTTTTACCAACTATGTATAGCTCGCAAAATAATCTAGCTAAAGAGACCGTGGCAAATTTACGTCAGCATTTTAAACAAAAACTCTTTACAAGTAAGGGCAACAGCGATGACTTAGTCATCATACCGCGCAATGTAAAGCTTGCCGAAAGCCCTAGCTTTGGTAAACCCGTGATACTTTATGATATAAAATCTCCTGGCTCAATAGCCTATCAAAATTTAGCGCATTCAATTTTGGGGTAA
- a CDS encoding ParB/RepB/Spo0J family partition protein produces MAKKSLGKMLDSVLNDVEQEYERQFDILGIDMDVVKEIDIDEISANPYQPRKHFDPEALEELSQSIKKHGLIQPIIVIAKDNGFVLIAGERRLRAAKMAGLERIRAVIMEVGEQNMRELALIENIQRADLNPIELANSYKELINEHQITQEELAGIIHKSRAQITNTMRLLSLSKNTQRLIEEGRLTQGHAKVMVGLNASDENVVVDTILGQKLNVRDTEALIKKLKSNPSEKKSLNLIVDEKYSKNLNLLKDKLNELKINSKLKGKKIVLEFENSDIILTFLKKIS; encoded by the coding sequence ATGGCTAAGAAATCTTTAGGAAAAATGCTAGATAGCGTATTAAATGACGTCGAGCAAGAATATGAAAGGCAGTTTGATATATTAGGTATAGATATGGACGTGGTTAAGGAGATAGATATAGATGAGATCTCTGCAAATCCATACCAACCAAGAAAGCACTTTGACCCAGAGGCACTAGAGGAGCTAAGTCAAAGCATTAAAAAGCATGGGCTTATTCAGCCTATTATTGTAATTGCAAAGGATAATGGCTTTGTTCTAATAGCTGGAGAGAGGCGCTTAAGGGCTGCTAAAATGGCTGGGCTTGAGCGAATTCGTGCGGTTATAATGGAGGTTGGCGAGCAGAATATGCGCGAGCTGGCTCTTATTGAAAATATCCAAAGAGCCGATTTAAATCCTATAGAGCTTGCAAATTCGTACAAAGAGCTAATAAACGAGCATCAAATCACCCAAGAGGAACTTGCTGGTATAATACACAAATCACGCGCACAAATTACAAACACAATGCGTCTTTTAAGCCTGAGTAAAAATACACAACGCCTAATAGAGGAAGGTAGGCTTACGCAAGGGCATGCAAAGGTAATGGTTGGTTTAAACGCAAGCGATGAAAATGTAGTAGTGGATACCATATTGGGACAGAAGTTAAATGTAAGAGACACAGAGGCTCTTATAAAAAAGCTAAAATCCAATCCTAGTGAGAAAAAATCTCTAAATTTAATAGTAGATGAAAAATACTCAAAAAACTTAAACTTATTAAAAGATAAACTTAATGAATTAAAAATAAATTCTAAGCTAAAAGGTAAAAAAATCGTCTTAGAATTTGAAAATTCGGATATTATTCTTACTTTTTTGAAAAAAATAAGTTAA
- a CDS encoding FoF1 ATP synthase subunit B', with protein MLEIHTDLMVFTAIVFLALIYLLNTMLYKPMLKFMDDREHSIRSSEKSIASTAGDLSITESEIEAVLSKAREEAARIKSDALNLAKEEADKQIAAKRAELEAKYSEFSAQLATKRTELKSSLESQAPEFKSALLVKLAKI; from the coding sequence ATGCTAGAAATACATACCGATTTGATGGTATTTACGGCTATTGTCTTCCTAGCTCTTATCTATCTTTTAAACACGATGCTTTATAAGCCTATGCTTAAATTTATGGACGATAGAGAGCACTCTATAAGATCTAGTGAAAAAAGCATAGCGTCTACGGCGGGTGATTTAAGCATTACCGAGTCCGAGATAGAAGCAGTCTTGTCAAAAGCTAGAGAAGAGGCGGCGAGAATAAAGTCTGATGCTTTAAATCTTGCTAAGGAAGAAGCAGACAAACAGATAGCTGCTAAAAGGGCTGAGTTGGAGGCAAAATATAGTGAGTTTAGCGCCCAACTAGCCACTAAAAGAACCGAGCTAAAGTCTAGCTTAGAGTCTCAAGCGCCAGAGTTTAAATCTGCTTTACTTGTCAAACTGGCAAAAATTTAA
- a CDS encoding F0F1 ATP synthase subunit B, which yields MRGILLFLIPAFAIASTSADAAHNPDYDIVERIINFVIFFSILYYLAAKPLKALYQSRIDSIAGRLKSTEEKLKASNSKKEEALRRLQNAKTSAAELVEMAKKETELIRDKVAKETQAEIESMQRSFDASCEFETRRMSKTVVSEVLDDVLDPKNLQIEQKELINIILKKVS from the coding sequence ATGAGAGGTATTTTACTGTTTCTTATCCCAGCTTTTGCGATTGCGTCTACTTCCGCGGATGCTGCGCACAATCCAGACTATGATATAGTCGAGAGGATTATAAACTTTGTTATATTTTTCTCTATACTTTATTATTTAGCGGCAAAACCGTTAAAGGCGCTTTATCAGTCTAGGATAGACTCTATTGCTGGCAGGCTTAAAAGTACAGAGGAAAAGCTAAAGGCTTCAAATTCTAAAAAAGAGGAGGCTCTGCGTCGTTTGCAAAATGCAAAAACCTCTGCAGCTGAGCTTGTTGAGATGGCTAAAAAAGAGACGGAACTTATCCGCGATAAAGTAGCCAAAGAGACGCAGGCTGAGATAGAGAGTATGCAAAGAAGCTTTGACGCTTCCTGTGAATTTGAGACTAGAAGAATGTCAAAAACCGTTGTTAGCGAGGTGTTAGATGACGTGTTAGACCCTAAAAATTTGCAAATCGAACAAAAAGAGCTTATAAATATAATACTTAAGAAGGTTAGCTAA
- a CDS encoding F0F1 ATP synthase subunit delta gives MSLAISKKYVKAIIASSDDAELEVLSSCLLDLAGCFKSQKLKNIISFPGVKPEEKVGFLLSLIDCKNDKVKNLINLLAQNKRLGLIPEIAKSLLDQISAKKGEYIGNVYTQKSLSEAELNDLAKKFSQHFKSDIKLSGATDKFNGAKVELDGLGVEVSFSVDRFKSQLSEYILKAI, from the coding sequence ATGAGTTTGGCAATATCTAAAAAATATGTAAAAGCCATTATAGCAAGTAGTGATGATGCCGAGCTTGAGGTCTTATCGTCTTGTTTGCTTGATTTGGCTGGTTGTTTTAAGAGCCAAAAGCTAAAAAACATCATATCATTTCCAGGGGTTAAACCTGAGGAAAAAGTCGGTTTTTTACTGAGTTTGATTGATTGTAAAAATGACAAGGTAAAAAATTTAATAAATTTGCTAGCTCAGAATAAAAGATTAGGGCTAATCCCAGAGATAGCAAAGTCTCTTTTAGATCAGATAAGTGCCAAAAAAGGTGAATATATCGGCAATGTCTATACTCAAAAATCACTTAGTGAAGCTGAGTTAAACGACCTTGCTAAGAAGTTTTCGCAGCATTTTAAATCTGATATAAAGTTATCTGGTGCGACTGATAAATTTAATGGAGCAAAGGTCGAGCTAGATGGACTTGGTGTGGAAGTTAGCTTTAGCGTAGATAGATTTAAATCGCAGCTTAGTGAATATATTTTAAAAGCAATTTAA
- the atpA gene encoding F0F1 ATP synthase subunit alpha produces the protein MSAKIRADEISAIIKERIEGFELKVDIEETGKVISVADGVANVYGLKNVMAGEMVEFESGEKGMALNLEESSVGIVILGKTDKITEGSSVKRLGKLLRVPVGDAMIGRVVNSLGEPLDGKGAINATETRFVEEKAKGIMARKSVHEPLQTGLKAIDSLVPIGRGQRELIIGDRQTGKTTVAIDTIINQKGQDVVCIYVAIGQKQSTVAQVVKKLEEFGAMEYTIVVNAGASDAAALQYLAPYAGVTMGEYFRDNSRHALIIYDDLSKHAVAYREMSLILRRPPGREAYPGDVFYLHSRLLERASKLNDKLGGGSLTALPIIETQAGDVSAYIPTNVISITDGQIFLESDLFNSGIRPAINVGLSVSRVGGAAQIKAIKQVSGNLRLDLAQYRELQAFAQFASDLDESSRKQLERGQKMVEVLKQPPYSPLAIEKQVVIIFAGTKGYLDDVPTASVGKFENELYPFIEVKYPEIYEQIRTAKALGEDSESLLHKALKDFKATFVA, from the coding sequence GTGAGTGCAAAAATCAGAGCTGATGAAATCAGCGCTATCATAAAAGAGCGAATCGAGGGCTTTGAGCTAAAAGTCGATATAGAAGAGACTGGCAAGGTCATATCAGTAGCCGACGGCGTTGCAAACGTCTATGGGCTTAAAAACGTTATGGCTGGTGAGATGGTTGAGTTTGAAAGTGGTGAAAAGGGTATGGCGCTAAACCTAGAAGAGAGCAGCGTCGGTATCGTTATCCTTGGCAAGACCGATAAAATCACAGAAGGCAGCTCCGTAAAACGCCTAGGCAAGCTTTTGCGAGTGCCTGTTGGGGACGCTATGATAGGCAGGGTTGTAAATTCACTCGGCGAGCCGCTTGATGGCAAGGGCGCGATAAACGCCACTGAAACACGCTTTGTCGAAGAAAAGGCAAAGGGCATAATGGCTAGAAAGAGCGTGCACGAGCCACTTCAGACTGGACTAAAGGCGATTGACTCCCTAGTGCCAATCGGCAGGGGACAGCGTGAGCTAATCATCGGCGACCGCCAAACAGGTAAAACCACTGTTGCAATCGATACCATAATAAACCAAAAAGGGCAAGACGTCGTCTGTATTTACGTTGCTATCGGGCAGAAGCAATCAACCGTCGCTCAGGTGGTAAAAAAGCTAGAAGAATTTGGAGCGATGGAGTATACCATAGTCGTAAATGCTGGTGCTAGCGACGCAGCCGCACTTCAGTATCTAGCCCCATACGCTGGCGTAACAATGGGCGAGTATTTCCGTGATAACTCACGACACGCCCTAATCATCTATGATGATCTAAGCAAGCACGCCGTGGCATATCGTGAGATGAGCCTCATCCTTCGCCGTCCGCCAGGTCGTGAGGCGTATCCAGGCGACGTATTTTACCTACACTCAAGACTTCTTGAAAGAGCGAGCAAGCTAAATGACAAGCTAGGCGGCGGCTCACTTACGGCTCTGCCTATTATCGAGACGCAAGCGGGCGACGTTTCAGCCTATATCCCGACAAACGTCATCTCAATTACCGACGGACAAATTTTCCTAGAAAGCGACCTATTTAACTCAGGTATCCGCCCAGCGATAAACGTGGGTCTATCGGTATCTCGTGTGGGTGGTGCGGCTCAGATTAAGGCTATTAAGCAAGTCTCTGGAAATCTCCGTCTAGACCTAGCGCAGTATCGTGAGCTTCAGGCCTTTGCTCAGTTTGCCTCAGATCTTGATGAGAGTAGCCGAAAGCAGCTAGAGCGTGGGCAAAAAATGGTCGAAGTCCTAAAGCAGCCTCCATACTCTCCGCTTGCGATTGAAAAGCAAGTCGTGATTATCTTTGCTGGCACAAAGGGCTATTTAGACGATGTCCCAACAGCTAGCGTGGGTAAATTTGAAAACGAGCTTTATCCTTTTATAGAAGTAAAATACCCTGAAATTTACGAGCAAATCAGGACAGCTAAAGCTTTGGGCGAAGACAGCGAAAGTCTGCTGCATAAAGCACTTAAGGACTTTAAGGCAACCTTTGTTGCATAA
- the atpG gene encoding ATP synthase F1 subunit gamma, whose product MSNLKDIKRKIKSVQNTQKTTRAMKLVSTAKLRKAEEAARQSRVYALKINEVLSEIAFKINQYASVATQSKFFDTKAPVKVVDIIFVTADKGLCGGFNVQTIKVVRNMINKYATQDIKVRLRAVGKKGMEFFTFQNLEILKSYTGVSSSPSYEKASELIRDAIEDFKAGVTDKVVVVHNGYKNMISQEIRVNDVVPVEPPKAEETIDSTSMMEFEPSDDDTKILEELLSKYFEYSMYYSLVDSLAAEHSARMQAMDNATNNAKERVRELNLAYNKARQESITTELIEIISGVESMK is encoded by the coding sequence ATGTCAAATTTAAAAGATATAAAAAGAAAGATAAAAAGCGTCCAAAACACCCAAAAGACGACACGGGCGATGAAGCTAGTCTCGACTGCAAAGCTACGCAAAGCAGAAGAGGCAGCCCGCCAGTCAAGGGTGTATGCGCTTAAGATAAACGAGGTGCTAAGCGAAATTGCGTTTAAAATAAACCAATACGCATCAGTGGCTACGCAGAGTAAATTTTTTGACACCAAAGCGCCTGTAAAAGTGGTCGATATTATTTTCGTTACCGCTGATAAGGGGCTTTGTGGCGGCTTTAACGTCCAGACTATCAAGGTCGTGCGTAATATGATAAACAAATACGCCACCCAAGATATAAAAGTCAGGCTAAGGGCAGTCGGCAAAAAGGGAATGGAGTTTTTTACTTTTCAAAATCTTGAAATTCTAAAAAGCTACACAGGCGTTAGCTCATCGCCAAGCTACGAAAAGGCTAGCGAGCTTATAAGAGACGCGATAGAGGACTTTAAAGCTGGCGTTACGGATAAAGTCGTCGTCGTGCATAATGGCTATAAAAATATGATCTCTCAGGAGATTAGGGTAAATGACGTCGTCCCAGTCGAGCCGCCAAAAGCAGAAGAGACGATAGATAGCACCTCTATGATGGAGTTTGAGCCAAGCGATGATGATACAAAGATACTTGAAGAGCTACTTAGCAAGTATTTTGAGTATAGTATGTATTATTCGCTTGTCGATAGCCTAGCAGCCGAGCATAGTGCGAGAATGCAAGCTATGGATAATGCCACAAACAACGCAAAAGAGAGAGTCAGAGAGCTAAACCTAGCCTACAACAAAGCAAGACAAGAATCAATCACCACAGAGCTAATCGAAATCATAAGTGGTGTCGAGTCAATGAAATAA
- the atpD gene encoding F0F1 ATP synthase subunit beta, giving the protein MKGIISQVMGPVVDVDFAEYLPKINEAIEVNFEVEGVKNRLILEVAAHLGDGRVRTIAMDMSEGLTRGLSATALGSPIKVPVGEKVLGRIFNVVGDLIDEGEGVDFDKHWSIHRDPPPFEEQSTKSEVFETGIKVVDLLAPYAKGGKVGLFGGAGVGKTVVIMELIHNVAFKHSGYSVFAGVGERTREGNDLYHEMKESNVLDKVALCYGQMNEPPGARNRIALTGLTMAEYFRDEMGLDVLMFIDNIFRFSQSGAEMSALLGRIPSAVGYQPTLASEMGKFQERITSTKKGSITSVQAVYVPADDLTDPAPATVFAHLDATTVLNRAIAEKGIYPAVDPLDSTSRMLDPNILGEEHYKIARGVQAVLQKYKDLQDIIAILGMDELSEEDKLVVDRARKIEKFLSQPFFVAEVFTGVKGKYVSLEESIAGFKGILEGKYDHLPEAAFYMVGGIDEAIAKAEKLKA; this is encoded by the coding sequence ATGAAAGGCATAATATCTCAGGTAATGGGACCGGTAGTCGATGTCGATTTTGCCGAGTATCTACCAAAAATCAACGAAGCTATTGAAGTAAATTTTGAAGTCGAAGGCGTAAAAAACAGACTAATCCTAGAAGTCGCCGCCCACCTAGGCGATGGCAGGGTGCGAACGATTGCTATGGATATGAGTGAGGGGCTTACTAGGGGGCTTAGTGCGACTGCGTTAGGAAGCCCGATAAAAGTGCCTGTGGGCGAAAAGGTGCTGGGACGAATTTTTAACGTCGTGGGCGATTTGATAGACGAGGGCGAGGGCGTTGATTTTGACAAGCACTGGTCTATCCACAGAGATCCGCCACCATTTGAAGAGCAAAGCACAAAAAGCGAAGTCTTTGAAACTGGAATTAAGGTAGTCGATCTGCTTGCCCCATACGCAAAGGGCGGTAAAGTCGGACTATTCGGCGGTGCTGGCGTTGGTAAGACGGTTGTTATTATGGAGCTAATCCACAACGTCGCCTTTAAGCACAGCGGCTACTCAGTATTTGCTGGTGTTGGTGAAAGGACAAGGGAGGGTAATGACCTTTATCACGAGATGAAAGAGAGTAACGTCCTTGACAAAGTCGCCCTATGCTACGGACAGATGAACGAGCCACCAGGGGCGAGAAACAGGATTGCGCTTACTGGTCTTACTATGGCTGAGTACTTCCGTGATGAGATGGGGCTAGACGTGCTTATGTTTATCGATAACATTTTCCGTTTCTCTCAAAGTGGTGCGGAGATGTCAGCGCTTTTAGGACGTATCCCAAGTGCCGTGGGCTATCAGCCGACTCTTGCTAGCGAGATGGGTAAATTCCAAGAGCGTATCACATCGACTAAAAAGGGCTCTATTACATCAGTTCAGGCTGTTTATGTGCCAGCTGATGACCTTACAGACCCAGCGCCTGCGACCGTTTTTGCTCACCTTGACGCTACAACGGTTCTAAACAGAGCCATTGCTGAGAAGGGAATTTATCCAGCCGTTGATCCACTCGATAGCACATCAAGAATGCTTGATCCAAACATACTAGGCGAAGAGCATTATAAGATAGCTCGTGGCGTGCAAGCCGTGCTTCAAAAATACAAAGACTTGCAAGATATTATCGCCATTTTGGGTATGGACGAGCTAAGCGAAGAGGATAAACTAGTAGTCGATAGAGCTAGAAAGATAGAAAAATTCCTATCTCAGCCGTTTTTCGTCGCCGAAGTCTTTACTGGCGTTAAGGGCAAGTATGTAAGCCTAGAAGAGAGCATCGCTGGCTTTAAAGGCATACTTGAAGGCAAATACGACCACCTGCCAGAAGCGGCGTTTTATATGGTGGGCGGCATAGACGAGGCGATAGCAAAAGCTGAGAAACTAAAAGCCTAA
- the atpC gene encoding ATP synthase F1 subunit epsilon: MDKLHLEIVTPEGLVFSGDVASVVLPGSDGEFGVLPRHAALISLLQAGVIDITGLENKRDVVAINWGYAEVDEHKVTVLADGAVYLHGSDDSELAINLTKAKELISAASSETTAFAATIAKLDDMARSRR; this comes from the coding sequence ATGGATAAGCTTCACTTAGAGATAGTAACACCTGAGGGGCTTGTTTTCTCAGGCGATGTTGCTAGCGTGGTTTTGCCTGGTAGTGATGGGGAGTTTGGCGTTTTACCACGCCACGCTGCTCTTATATCGCTGCTGCAAGCTGGCGTTATTGACATCACTGGGCTTGAGAATAAGCGAGACGTAGTCGCCATAAACTGGGGCTATGCCGAAGTAGATGAGCATAAAGTAACCGTTTTAGCTGATGGTGCAGTCTATTTGCATGGTTCGGACGATAGCGAATTAGCTATTAATTTAACAAAAGCAAAAGAGCTAATTAGCGCCGCAAGTAGTGAGACTACCGCTTTTGCTGCTACGATAGCAAAGCTTGATGACATGGCAAGATCTAGGCGATAG